One Spinacia oleracea cultivar Varoflay chromosome 4, BTI_SOV_V1, whole genome shotgun sequence DNA segment encodes these proteins:
- the LOC110806236 gene encoding uncharacterized protein, translating to MKKEQTVPVKDRLLMFEKQRQKIASKRTTPKENLPAEKKRKRKITDEDCEVKEENENDDIHNSENGFPFGDDYQRSSCKKESKENNRYLQGESRRRRGRKNWS from the exons atGAAAAAAG AGCAAACAGTACCGGTGAAGGATAGGTTGCTTATGTTCGAAAAACAAAGACAAAAAATAG CATCAAAAAGAACAACACCAAAAGAAAACCTACCTgctgaaaagaaaagaaagaggaaAATAACTGATGAGGATTGTGAAGTGAAGGAAGAGAATGAAAATGATGATATTCACAATTCAGAAAAcg GCTTCCCCTTTGGCGATGATTACCAAAGAAGTTCCTGCAAGAAAGAAAGCAAAGAAAACAATCGCTATTTACAAGGAGAAagtagaagaagaagaggaagaaaaaaCTGGAGTTAG
- the LOC110806246 gene encoding uncharacterized protein, translated as MELDEVGAPVLFSNSLNDSSDLVVLDPSLFQVDASFPKPPPKYFRRGAAVDKNVESSDKENNSTNETSNDSYVHGSTKTDACTKVNAPSATKAPSATKAPLATKETSATKAKKDKQRYEYDIRNAFDLGLSPSPMVTKAPSCTEAKVQGPIRASKIIHVVPKVQGSIQAEKITQVGPKVQGPKVSLVTKPPLGTKGSHQSAIDQAYLKFKYDAFLALFDESMAAEKTIKSQGFSNLIIELKICTCIYLY; from the exons ATg gagttggatgaagttggTGCCCCTGTGCTTTTCTCTAATTCTCTTAATGACTCATCTGATCTAGTTGTACTAGATCCTTCACTATTTCAG GTTGATGCTTCTTTTCCGAAGCCACCtccaaaatattttagaagAGGTGCAGCTGTTGATAAAAATGTAGAATCATCGGACAAG gaaaataattcaacaaatgaAACCTCAAATGATTCATATGTTCATGGAAGTACTAAAACCGATGCATGTACAAAAGTTAATGCACCATCGGCTACTAAAGCACCATCGGCTACTAAAGCACCATTGGCTACTAAAGAAACATCAGCTACTAAAGCAAAAAAGGATAAGCAGAGATATGAGTATGATATCAGGAATGCATTTGACTTGGGACTTTCACCATCACCGATGGTTACTAAAGCTCCATCTTGTACTGAAGCTAAAGTTCAAGGACCTATTCGTGCTTCAAAAATTATTCACGTAGTACCTAAAGTTCAAGGATCTATTCAGGCTGAAAAAATTACTCAAGTTGGACCTAAGGTTCAAGGACCTAAAGTTTCATTGGTTACTAAACCTCCGTTAGGTACTAAAGGATCTCATCAATCTGCTATTGATCAAGCTTATTTGAAATTTAAGTATGATGCATTTTTAGCTCTTTTTGATGAATCAATGGCTGCTgaaaaaaccattaaaagtCAAGGATTTAGTAACTTGATTATTGAGTTGAAAATTTGTACGTGCATTTATTTGTACTGA
- the LOC130471894 gene encoding uncharacterized protein, with protein sequence MMQAESEVSEPASEEPKTTMEHIVVQPEEIVSLDAATVEPELHVSEMMPATNVIQEEPAPEVRNEKDPAPEMIEKKVTLDGVEEQPATNKTNENAEPQVLENKVAPQMVEEPAEPHYIGAGATSSGS encoded by the coding sequence ATGATGCAAGCAGAATCAGAAGTGAGTGAACCAGCTTCAGAAGAACCAAAAACAACAATGGAGCATATTGTTGTACAACCAGAGGAGATTGTGAGCTTGGATGCAGCTACAGTGGAGCCTGAGTTGCATGTATCAGAAATGATGCCTGCAACTAATGTAATTCAAGAGGAGCCTGCACCAGAAGTGAGAAATGAAAAGGATCCTGCACCAGAAATGATTGAGAAGAAGGTTACACTAGATGGGGTTGAGGAGCAGCCTGCAACAAATAAGACAAATGAAAATGCTGAACCACAAGTTCTTGAGAACAAGGTTGCACCACAAATGGTTGAGGAGCCAGCAGAACCTCATTACATAGGTGCAGGTGCAACAAGCAGTGGAAGCTGA